In one window of Lewinella sp. 4G2 DNA:
- a CDS encoding DinB family protein produces the protein MVPTRILPSVLLAFLLCTCASAQNGETPKPARQERVDETTFPAQQEWLDKWENSLAYTLETLMLLEEKDLDYRPTEDQMTLREQFHHMAGNIYFLTGKFIHAPEGFDRKAITATFADDADKTELAATLTKAYFFGAKAARRLNEEAWNSSVPDFFAGPKSKRVVFNLLQDHATHHRAQTLVYLRLLGYTPPRYRGW, from the coding sequence ATGGTTCCAACGCGTATTCTTCCTTCCGTATTACTTGCCTTCTTGCTCTGCACCTGCGCCAGCGCCCAGAACGGCGAAACGCCCAAGCCTGCCCGGCAGGAACGGGTGGACGAAACGACGTTCCCGGCACAGCAAGAGTGGTTAGATAAGTGGGAAAACTCCCTGGCCTACACGCTGGAAACCCTAATGCTACTCGAAGAGAAAGACCTCGATTATCGCCCCACTGAAGACCAGATGACGCTGCGCGAACAGTTTCACCACATGGCCGGGAACATCTACTTCCTGACGGGCAAATTCATCCACGCGCCGGAGGGCTTCGACCGCAAAGCCATCACCGCGACCTTTGCCGACGACGCCGACAAAACCGAACTCGCCGCTACGCTCACCAAAGCCTATTTCTTCGGCGCCAAGGCCGCCCGCCGCTTGAACGAGGAAGCCTGGAACAGTAGCGTACCCGACTTTTTTGCTGGGCCGAAAAGCAAACGCGTCGTCTTCAATCTTTTGCAGGACCACGCCACCCACCACCGGGCGCAAACGCTGGTTTACCTGCGCCTGCTTGGCTACACCCCTCCCCGTTACCGCGGTTGGTAA
- a CDS encoding serine hydrolase, which yields MIKLSSILSLIVVALFMMSAKSAGLSSTITNFFFSPAVSTAEVCVEEIAPAPVVSPGLRSLKDGALEQQLRQRLRKNPTWKRLIDQKRLSVGIVDMNDENCVRYAAVNGQHMMYAASLPKIAVLAAAHDAIERGELQETEEIKKDMRLMIAKSNNAATTRMIDRVGFENIERTMTDPNLKLYDPAYGGGLWVGKRYAAGGRRHPDPMKGISHAATTEQICRYFYKLHNDDLVSETASEKMRSYLVDPELHHKFVSVLDRVAPKAKVYRKSGSWSTFHADVAMVQGPERDYIMTALVDDAAGEQIVRQIGAVLDKMLAS from the coding sequence ATGATCAAGCTATCATCCATTCTTTCACTCATCGTAGTAGCCCTATTCATGATGAGTGCGAAGTCCGCTGGTTTGTCTTCCACCATCACCAATTTCTTCTTCAGCCCTGCGGTAAGTACCGCTGAGGTCTGTGTGGAGGAAATTGCACCCGCTCCGGTAGTTTCTCCTGGTCTGCGCTCCCTTAAGGATGGCGCCTTAGAACAGCAATTGCGACAGCGTCTGCGCAAGAATCCAACCTGGAAACGGTTGATCGACCAGAAGCGCCTCTCCGTTGGTATCGTTGATATGAACGACGAAAATTGCGTCCGTTACGCTGCCGTCAACGGACAGCACATGATGTACGCCGCTAGCCTCCCTAAGATTGCCGTTCTCGCTGCAGCCCACGATGCCATTGAGCGCGGTGAGCTTCAGGAAACGGAAGAGATCAAAAAGGACATGCGCCTCATGATCGCCAAATCTAACAACGCCGCCACCACGCGCATGATTGACCGCGTCGGTTTCGAAAACATCGAGCGGACCATGACGGACCCTAACCTCAAACTCTACGACCCCGCTTACGGTGGAGGCCTGTGGGTAGGTAAGCGCTACGCTGCCGGTGGCCGCCGCCACCCAGATCCGATGAAGGGCATCAGCCACGCCGCTACGACTGAGCAGATCTGCCGTTACTTCTACAAGCTGCATAACGACGACCTCGTTAGCGAGACTGCCAGTGAAAAGATGCGTAGCTACCTCGTGGATCCAGAATTGCACCACAAATTCGTCAGCGTTTTGGACCGCGTTGCTCCCAAGGCCAAGGTCTACCGCAAGTCCGGTTCCTGGTCCACCTTCCACGCTGACGTAGCCATGGTACAGGGGCCAGAGCGCGACTACATCATGACTGCGTTGGTAGACGATGCCGCCGGCGAGCAGATTGTCCGCCAGATTGGTGCTGTCCTCGATAAGATGTTGGCCAGCTAG
- the rfbC gene encoding dTDP-4-dehydrorhamnose 3,5-epimerase, translated as MPFTATPIDGLMIFEPRVFGDERGHFFESYNAKTFQEVGITNEFVQDNQARSARGILRGMHRQTGDAAQAKLVRVVEGSVYDVAVDLRPGSPTLHHWFGVELTADNKKQLFVPRGFAHGYLVLSETATFAYKCDNYYAPDAEAGLRYDDPTVGIEWPTVDTPLVVAERDLSWPLL; from the coding sequence ATGCCCTTTACGGCTACCCCCATCGACGGATTGATGATCTTCGAACCCCGCGTCTTTGGCGACGAACGGGGTCACTTTTTTGAATCCTACAATGCGAAGACTTTTCAGGAAGTGGGCATCACAAATGAGTTCGTTCAGGATAACCAGGCGCGTTCAGCCAGGGGAATTCTGCGGGGCATGCACCGCCAAACCGGTGATGCGGCCCAGGCAAAACTCGTGCGCGTGGTGGAGGGATCCGTCTACGACGTAGCCGTCGACTTACGGCCCGGCTCCCCCACCCTCCACCACTGGTTCGGCGTGGAGTTGACTGCAGACAACAAGAAACAACTGTTCGTACCCCGCGGCTTCGCACATGGGTACCTGGTGCTTTCCGAAACGGCCACTTTCGCGTACAAATGCGACAACTACTATGCGCCCGACGCGGAGGCTGGCCTGCGCTACGATGACCCGACGGTAGGCATCGAATGGCCTACAGTGGATACCCCTTTAGTAGTAGCGGAACGCGATCTAAGCTGGCCGCTGCTTTAA
- a CDS encoding PEP/pyruvate-binding domain-containing protein encodes MPTRALLTFFALSLSLAAFGQTDVAALIKEYQERDRGPYQDIRWFCADGSNRHPREGCATPSKNNFQHARYLPEIVELGENEHLYLAQILTNTDKDDFWDADRNHSRMIQYQLGNYLAAIDDGWINRKGQYYRGAFQVEDEMAWGRDYLNWMMGKEEALRENFYLVRQSLKDIPHRKDDDLTQKVRNDSKAIADKYGKFMELRIKIHGQPEGKDADAVEKFLAENKEELERRDLANKMRGLIRDIRTAYVDRDIVADIDAINRTIPASAKSKLQDDIAAFVQYHRMSKDDPAEGAEDRITAAADLMLKIRQELIGESKYWRLEPMDISVALENLIFSTAHHWEPKNTREQMEKICYLGKAAAGAGFVEEWEWNEAATQLGDPNDQYVYPRAANDYLDAARRYVEWGVSTNRATFGDDVERYLEFEPKAVGFLDNRIRGSVLLPLGNTVGELGDWVARVSNLKNAVLDLPNQGSMRGLNPGYARGKLHVIEGNPEEVEVNPNDIFIFATPPADLKPVGGIATVNEGNMVSHVQLLARNLGIPNAVLTDEQFAALKKYDGQDMFYAVSNRGTVNMRPASEMTDEETELFATRERSNERITVPTDALRLDVNRLLNMREIRSKDSGKLAGPKAANLGQLKALFPNEVVEGLVIPFGIFRDHMNQRMPGQGGVSYWEFLNAKFKEAKGMEDNGIDAATVESFSLRNLATLRDAIMQIQIQPELVRALRDSFRTVLGDDLGRVPVFLRSDTNMEDLADFTGAGLNLTVFNAVEEEKIMNGIRKVWASPYTERSFKWRQRLLLNPENVFPSILIIPSVDVDYSGVMITKGVNSGLDGDVTVAFSRGAGGAVDGQAAEAYRLPYAGGNTLLTPARERLHRRLPATGGSIMVPAPFNERVLSEQNLRDLRNLSVKVEEIMPEATGETGAIPWDVELGFQNDKIYLFQIRPFVENQRAQSSDYLEKISPQPETDINLDLEAAI; translated from the coding sequence ATGCCGACCAGAGCCTTACTTACCTTTTTTGCACTGTCCCTGAGCCTGGCTGCCTTCGGCCAGACCGACGTGGCCGCCCTCATCAAAGAGTACCAGGAACGCGACCGCGGGCCTTACCAGGACATCCGCTGGTTCTGCGCTGACGGAAGTAACCGCCACCCCCGCGAAGGCTGCGCAACGCCGAGTAAAAACAACTTTCAACACGCCCGCTACCTGCCGGAAATCGTGGAACTCGGCGAAAACGAACACCTCTACCTCGCACAGATCCTGACCAATACGGACAAGGACGACTTTTGGGACGCCGACCGGAACCACAGCAGGATGATCCAGTACCAACTGGGGAATTACCTGGCGGCCATCGACGACGGCTGGATCAACCGCAAGGGACAGTACTACCGCGGCGCCTTCCAGGTGGAGGACGAAATGGCCTGGGGCCGCGACTACCTGAACTGGATGATGGGTAAGGAAGAAGCCCTCCGCGAAAACTTCTACCTCGTTCGCCAAAGCCTGAAGGACATCCCCCACCGCAAGGATGATGACCTGACGCAGAAGGTCCGTAACGATTCCAAAGCCATCGCCGATAAGTACGGCAAATTCATGGAGCTCCGGATCAAGATCCACGGCCAACCCGAAGGCAAGGACGCGGACGCCGTCGAGAAATTCCTCGCCGAAAACAAGGAAGAGCTGGAGCGCCGCGACCTCGCCAACAAAATGCGCGGCCTCATTCGCGACATCCGCACCGCCTACGTCGACCGCGACATCGTGGCCGACATCGACGCCATCAACCGAACCATTCCCGCCTCCGCCAAGAGCAAACTGCAGGACGATATCGCTGCCTTCGTGCAGTACCACCGGATGAGCAAGGACGACCCCGCCGAGGGCGCCGAAGACCGCATCACCGCCGCCGCCGACCTCATGCTGAAGATCCGCCAGGAACTCATCGGCGAAAGCAAATACTGGCGCCTGGAGCCGATGGATATCAGTGTCGCCCTCGAGAACCTGATCTTCAGCACCGCTCACCACTGGGAACCGAAGAACACCCGCGAGCAGATGGAGAAGATCTGCTACCTCGGCAAGGCCGCCGCCGGCGCTGGCTTCGTGGAAGAGTGGGAGTGGAACGAAGCCGCCACCCAACTCGGCGACCCGAATGACCAATACGTCTATCCCCGCGCCGCCAATGACTACCTCGACGCCGCCCGCCGCTACGTGGAGTGGGGCGTGAGCACCAACCGCGCCACCTTCGGCGATGACGTCGAGCGCTACCTGGAATTCGAACCCAAAGCCGTTGGGTTTTTGGATAACCGCATCCGGGGCTCCGTCCTGCTGCCCCTCGGCAATACCGTGGGTGAACTCGGCGACTGGGTGGCCCGCGTAAGTAACCTGAAGAACGCCGTGTTGGACCTCCCGAACCAGGGTTCCATGCGGGGTCTCAACCCCGGCTACGCCCGTGGAAAGTTGCACGTCATCGAGGGTAACCCCGAAGAAGTGGAGGTGAACCCCAACGACATCTTCATCTTCGCCACCCCACCGGCGGACCTAAAGCCCGTCGGCGGAATCGCGACCGTAAATGAGGGCAACATGGTCAGCCACGTACAACTGCTGGCCCGTAACCTGGGCATCCCAAATGCCGTCCTGACCGACGAGCAATTTGCCGCCCTCAAGAAATACGACGGCCAGGATATGTTCTACGCCGTCAGCAACCGCGGCACCGTCAACATGCGCCCCGCCTCGGAAATGACCGACGAGGAAACCGAACTCTTCGCCACCCGTGAACGCAGCAACGAACGCATCACGGTACCTACCGACGCGCTTCGGCTGGACGTCAACCGCCTGCTCAATATGCGGGAGATCCGCAGCAAGGACAGTGGCAAACTTGCCGGACCAAAAGCCGCTAACCTAGGGCAATTAAAAGCGCTCTTCCCCAATGAAGTGGTGGAAGGCCTCGTCATCCCCTTCGGTATTTTCCGCGACCACATGAACCAACGGATGCCCGGACAGGGCGGCGTTAGCTACTGGGAATTCCTCAACGCTAAATTCAAGGAAGCTAAGGGCATGGAGGATAACGGGATCGACGCCGCCACGGTGGAATCCTTCTCTCTCCGCAACCTGGCTACCCTGCGGGACGCCATCATGCAGATCCAGATCCAACCCGAACTGGTGCGGGCCCTGCGGGATAGCTTCCGTACGGTACTGGGCGATGACCTGGGCCGCGTCCCCGTCTTCCTCCGGTCGGACACCAACATGGAAGATTTGGCCGACTTTACCGGAGCTGGTCTTAACCTAACCGTCTTCAACGCCGTCGAGGAAGAGAAGATCATGAATGGTATCCGCAAGGTCTGGGCCAGCCCCTACACGGAGCGAAGTTTCAAGTGGCGCCAACGCCTGCTGTTGAACCCCGAAAACGTATTCCCCAGTATCCTAATCATCCCCAGCGTGGACGTGGATTATTCCGGCGTAATGATCACCAAGGGCGTCAATTCCGGATTGGACGGCGACGTGACCGTTGCCTTTAGCCGCGGTGCCGGTGGTGCCGTCGACGGCCAGGCCGCCGAGGCCTATCGCCTCCCCTACGCTGGCGGCAATACCCTACTCACTCCCGCCCGCGAACGACTGCACCGCCGCCTGCCCGCCACGGGGGGTAGCATCATGGTGCCAGCTCCGTTCAACGAGCGCGTACTGAGCGAGCAGAACCTGCGGGACCTTAGGAACCTGTCCGTTAAAGTAGAAGAGATCATGCCCGAAGCAACCGGCGAAACTGGCGCGATCCCCTGGGACGTGGAGCTTGGTTTCCAGAACGATAAGATCTACCTCTTCCAGATCCGCCCCTTCGTAGAGAACCAACGGGCGCAGTCCTCAGACTACCTGGAAAAGATCAGCCCCCAACCCGAAACGGACATCAACCTTGACCTGGAAGCGGCAATCTAA
- a CDS encoding serine hydrolase: protein MNFKKYLIPATLTLFFAVLMPWRPAEGYPILGGVERTNIRRLIRLQRMDSAKLVRTLPYGSRHGIDYIRLNLMDRPIDSNLIARSPDLEAELEKLIPNGGRAYSLAIMDITDGREPRYLERNATLGYQPGSVGKLAVITALMCELENVYVDDVDARWELLKNKVVRGNQFAVYDHHTIPDYDPETDRYSRPRARPDHEFSVYEWADHMLSVSNNGAASIVWREAILMRVFGPKYVDLTQEEADEYFRTTDRRRLRDISEDVVNGPLRALGIHHDEWRLGTMFTRGASGIVPPKGGSIGTPRGLMKWMVALESGKITDAASSLEIKRLMYMTDRRIRYAHAPALDSAAVYFKSGSLYGCLAGTSCGKYRGNRMNYMNSLCIVEQPDGTRYMVALETNVLGRNSAYDHQLLATRIDNLIRNSAEKFEDPPEDLGDAPEL from the coding sequence ATGAATTTTAAAAAATACCTCATCCCGGCCACGCTTACCCTGTTCTTCGCCGTGCTGATGCCTTGGCGACCTGCTGAAGGTTACCCAATCCTGGGTGGCGTGGAGCGGACCAACATTCGCCGACTCATCAGATTGCAACGGATGGACTCCGCGAAGCTCGTCCGCACCCTACCCTACGGTAGCCGCCATGGGATCGATTACATCCGCCTCAACCTGATGGACCGGCCCATCGACAGCAACCTGATTGCGCGTAGCCCGGACCTGGAGGCCGAACTCGAAAAGCTGATTCCCAACGGAGGCCGCGCCTACTCGCTGGCGATCATGGACATCACCGACGGCCGCGAACCGCGCTACCTGGAACGGAACGCTACTCTCGGCTACCAGCCGGGAAGCGTCGGTAAACTCGCCGTAATCACCGCCCTCATGTGTGAGCTGGAAAACGTTTACGTCGACGACGTAGATGCCCGCTGGGAGTTACTCAAGAATAAGGTCGTCCGCGGTAATCAGTTTGCGGTGTACGACCACCACACCATTCCCGATTACGATCCGGAAACCGATCGTTACAGCCGGCCCCGGGCCCGCCCCGACCACGAATTCTCCGTCTACGAATGGGCGGACCACATGCTCTCCGTATCCAATAACGGCGCGGCGAGCATCGTCTGGCGCGAGGCCATTTTGATGCGGGTGTTCGGCCCCAAATACGTGGACCTCACCCAGGAAGAAGCGGATGAATACTTCCGCACTACCGACCGCCGGCGGCTGCGGGATATTTCCGAAGACGTCGTCAACGGCCCACTCCGCGCGCTGGGCATTCACCACGATGAGTGGCGGTTGGGCACCATGTTTACCCGTGGTGCGAGTGGCATCGTTCCGCCCAAGGGTGGCAGTATCGGTACGCCCCGCGGTCTGATGAAATGGATGGTCGCCCTCGAAAGCGGTAAGATCACCGACGCAGCTTCCAGTCTCGAGATCAAGCGCCTGATGTACATGACGGATCGCCGCATCCGCTACGCCCACGCCCCCGCCCTCGATAGCGCGGCGGTGTATTTCAAATCGGGCTCCCTCTATGGTTGCCTCGCTGGCACCAGTTGCGGCAAATACCGCGGCAACCGCATGAACTACATGAACTCCCTCTGCATCGTAGAACAACCTGACGGCACGCGTTATATGGTCGCCCTCGAAACCAACGTACTGGGCAGAAACTCTGCCTACGATCACCAACTCCTGGCTACCCGCATCGATAACCTCATCCGTAACAGCGCGGAAAAATTCGAGGATCCACCGGAAGATTTGGGTGATGCACCCGAGTTATAG
- a CDS encoding Npt1/Npt2 family nucleotide transporter, translated as MRPGEWGPVLLLQLQIFLIIAVLLITKPVGSAYFVNRFGADALPYAYIATAIAAAIVSTLYSFAVKYFSILRVNLWSLGICMSTLLLCVFLIPMRHTEDFVAVALYLWVALFGVLAASQFWSIASMVFDIRQAKRLFGPIGAGAIAGGIAGGYLASILAEAVGIRILLIIAASMLIPVLLISYYVWRRYVLRRTGTRSQPSKKDVAQKEPPHKLILSSRHLLLLCGIIGFSVITAKLVDYQFSALASARYADTDRLAAFFGFWFSTFNVVGLLIQLLLTQRVLQRLGVSGSLLFLPAGLGLGAIIMLIIPTLGAAVFSRCVDGSLKQSLHRAGVEMLYLPVDAHVKKRIKTYIDVLIDSAAGGIGGLLLLFMINSLGLRPAHISPFVLLFALCWLGCVLAVKEEYLDAFRHQLAHLRPKITKVKKTVKQNNHGEVLSGFLKVLEAGGQGATDTEKLLYVLDRTENLKDSQFLKPTEQLLFHENPVVKARALHNLSVSGAVDIYDLVVFMLEDKELVVKKAALEYLINNHLSEAEAIIKRQLNHDDPEIAGLALIDLLIETDGNRTLRKRWKLEDVFAEKVLRLDEMPSDLSFKWRLHLLVAAGRSGSTLGNQFIARELKSSNPEVVRVAIIATGESLAERWLLPLIDFLSKPAFRKHATAALIKYDLAFIKILPKYLREAVIDVVDMRRIPSVIERIPDAQTVALLFSMMDKYHPMDLELRMEVLKSLNAIRRDYPSLGIPKRKVVRYLKREAKKYRLIQNLYANQQAVIGNRPDEVGKGRQALVRLLKKRKEGGLDRLFRLLGLYYSPEDIIPIYRGLVKAGPGVRTSALEFLDNLLDTDLKQIIIPLVETEVRDRLAVTHGNSGLSGGELRVMQNLYFSTILKGKDQRLKAAVLFILANDPQPDLTPLIQLATKSPHAKVRKLAGQALAQRVTA; from the coding sequence GTGCGCCCGGGGGAGTGGGGGCCGGTGCTGCTGTTGCAACTACAGATCTTTTTGATCATCGCCGTGCTGCTCATCACCAAGCCGGTGGGGAGTGCCTACTTCGTCAATCGATTCGGGGCGGATGCCTTGCCGTACGCCTACATCGCTACGGCGATCGCGGCGGCCATTGTCAGTACACTCTACTCTTTTGCGGTTAAGTACTTCTCCATCCTCCGGGTGAATCTGTGGAGTTTGGGAATCTGTATGTCGACGCTTCTCCTGTGCGTTTTCCTGATCCCCATGCGGCATACGGAGGACTTCGTGGCCGTGGCGCTCTATCTCTGGGTGGCCCTGTTTGGCGTCCTGGCGGCCTCCCAGTTTTGGTCGATCGCCAGTATGGTGTTCGACATCCGCCAGGCGAAGCGGCTCTTTGGTCCGATTGGAGCTGGCGCTATCGCGGGCGGCATTGCCGGTGGGTATCTGGCGAGTATTCTGGCGGAAGCCGTCGGTATCCGCATTCTGCTGATCATCGCTGCGTCGATGCTTATTCCCGTGCTGCTGATCAGTTACTACGTGTGGCGCAGGTACGTTCTACGGCGTACGGGCACGCGATCGCAGCCGTCGAAAAAGGACGTTGCGCAAAAGGAGCCTCCGCATAAGCTCATCCTCAGTTCCCGGCATCTATTGCTATTGTGTGGCATCATTGGCTTCAGTGTCATCACGGCCAAATTGGTCGACTACCAATTCAGTGCTTTGGCTTCAGCCCGGTACGCCGATACGGACCGGCTGGCGGCCTTCTTTGGCTTTTGGTTCTCGACGTTTAACGTGGTGGGTTTACTCATTCAGCTACTCCTCACGCAACGGGTGCTGCAGCGGTTGGGGGTGAGTGGATCACTTCTGTTCCTACCCGCTGGCTTAGGGCTCGGGGCCATCATCATGCTGATCATCCCCACGCTGGGGGCGGCAGTATTTAGCCGGTGCGTTGACGGAAGCCTGAAGCAAAGCCTTCACCGAGCGGGCGTAGAGATGCTCTACCTGCCCGTGGATGCCCACGTCAAAAAGCGGATCAAGACATACATTGACGTATTGATTGACTCCGCGGCTGGTGGCATTGGCGGGCTACTGCTCTTATTCATGATCAACTCACTTGGTCTACGGCCGGCTCACATTAGCCCCTTTGTCCTGCTGTTTGCCCTTTGTTGGTTAGGATGTGTACTGGCGGTTAAAGAAGAATACCTGGACGCGTTTCGCCACCAGTTGGCCCACCTCCGGCCGAAGATCACCAAGGTCAAGAAAACCGTCAAACAGAATAATCACGGCGAGGTACTATCCGGTTTCCTGAAGGTACTGGAAGCCGGGGGGCAGGGGGCAACTGACACCGAGAAGCTGCTGTACGTACTCGACCGCACGGAAAACTTGAAGGATAGCCAGTTCCTCAAGCCCACGGAACAGCTGCTGTTCCACGAGAACCCAGTCGTCAAAGCACGGGCGCTGCATAACCTCTCCGTCAGCGGTGCTGTGGATATCTATGATCTCGTCGTCTTTATGTTGGAGGATAAGGAACTCGTCGTAAAAAAGGCAGCGCTGGAATATCTCATCAACAACCACTTATCCGAAGCAGAAGCCATCATTAAACGGCAACTGAACCACGACGACCCGGAAATCGCAGGCCTCGCACTGATTGACCTCCTCATTGAAACCGACGGTAACCGCACCCTGCGTAAGCGATGGAAGCTGGAAGACGTGTTCGCGGAGAAAGTCCTACGGCTGGATGAAATGCCTTCCGATCTCTCCTTCAAATGGCGCCTTCACCTTTTGGTGGCAGCGGGTCGGTCCGGCAGTACCCTGGGCAATCAGTTTATTGCCCGGGAGTTGAAGAGTAGCAATCCAGAGGTCGTCAGGGTAGCCATTATCGCAACGGGGGAGTCACTGGCCGAGCGGTGGCTCTTACCCTTGATTGACTTTCTCTCTAAGCCTGCCTTCCGCAAGCACGCCACGGCAGCCCTGATCAAATACGATCTGGCCTTCATCAAGATTCTCCCGAAGTACTTACGGGAAGCCGTCATTGACGTGGTGGATATGCGCCGTATTCCTTCTGTGATCGAGCGTATCCCCGACGCTCAAACGGTGGCCCTGCTCTTCAGCATGATGGATAAGTACCACCCCATGGATTTAGAATTGCGTATGGAGGTGCTGAAAAGCCTTAATGCCATTCGGCGAGATTATCCCTCACTGGGCATTCCCAAACGTAAAGTCGTCCGTTACCTCAAGCGTGAGGCCAAGAAGTACCGGCTCATCCAGAATCTCTACGCGAACCAGCAAGCCGTGATTGGGAACCGGCCCGACGAGGTGGGGAAGGGTAGGCAAGCGCTCGTCCGTTTGCTGAAAAAGCGAAAGGAAGGGGGCTTGGATCGCCTTTTCCGCTTACTCGGTCTCTACTATTCTCCGGAAGACATTATTCCCATCTATCGAGGCTTGGTGAAGGCGGGACCGGGGGTTCGGACCAGTGCCCTAGAATTTCTTGACAACCTATTAGATACCGATCTCAAGCAGATCATCATTCCGCTCGTGGAGACGGAGGTGCGGGATCGCCTCGCCGTTACTCATGGCAACAGTGGTTTATCGGGCGGAGAGCTCCGGGTGATGCAAAACCTCTACTTCTCCACCATCCTCAAGGGGAAGGACCAACGGCTGAAGGCCGCCGTCCTCTTTATTCTAGCGAATGATCCACAACCCGATCTTACACCCCTCATCCAATTGGCGACGAAGTCTCCTCACGCAAAGGTGCGGAAGTTGGCGGGGCAGGCATTGGCGCAACGGGTTACCGCATAA
- a CDS encoding energy transducer TonB, giving the protein MRSLFYVLFTFFIASLSLFGQTDPILEEVDQMPLYKAVCGDGEDPKFCADRAMLQYVYSSIVYPKQAVAKEAEGMVVISFVVEKNGMISNPTIYRDQVGYGAGEEVLRIVRAMNDNNPSWKPGIHEGKPVRVEYKLPVKFKLS; this is encoded by the coding sequence ATGAGATCCCTATTCTACGTCCTGTTTACCTTCTTTATCGCCAGCTTGAGCCTCTTCGGCCAGACCGACCCCATCCTCGAAGAGGTCGACCAAATGCCCCTCTACAAAGCCGTGTGTGGCGACGGCGAGGACCCGAAATTCTGCGCCGACCGAGCGATGCTGCAGTACGTTTACAGTAGCATCGTCTACCCTAAGCAAGCCGTAGCCAAGGAGGCGGAGGGCATGGTCGTGATCTCCTTCGTCGTCGAGAAGAACGGTATGATTTCGAACCCAACGATCTACCGCGACCAGGTAGGCTACGGCGCGGGTGAGGAAGTCCTCCGTATCGTACGAGCGATGAACGACAACAACCCTTCCTGGAAGCCCGGCATCCACGAGGGCAAGCCCGTTCGCGTTGAGTACAAATTGCCCGTCAAGTTTAAGCTGAGCTAA
- a CDS encoding LysM domain-containing protein: MKYFFTLLATVALAGALCAQYTGDSLYYLYPTDTMLLKVDGASANLVFEHHLAPKQTVYGASKFYGRNVEDFYALSPELRRGYDVGDVIKVAIAKELIRYEIPGDSLAWFVPVRYQLAKGETLYGLAVRRLGWLNPDPITRLNPEVDPSQLKTGATLVIGYLPISGLPFTGRVYADAYQAQNAPLRALWESRTAGKEMPSENGKAAWTKKGDRTKFMVLHRTAPINSVIEIEDPRSRRTLYARVMGRIPEQIYKPEVMLVVSPLLVKAFGVRDKLFYVKTRHF; this comes from the coding sequence GTGAAATACTTTTTTACCCTCCTGGCCACGGTGGCCCTGGCTGGCGCGCTTTGTGCCCAGTACACCGGTGATAGCCTTTATTACCTCTACCCGACGGACACCATGTTGCTGAAGGTCGACGGTGCGTCCGCCAACCTGGTTTTTGAGCACCACTTGGCTCCTAAGCAGACCGTTTACGGCGCCTCCAAATTCTACGGTCGCAACGTCGAGGATTTTTACGCACTGAGCCCGGAGCTACGCCGCGGTTACGATGTGGGCGACGTCATCAAAGTCGCCATCGCCAAAGAATTGATTCGCTACGAAATCCCGGGGGATAGCTTGGCGTGGTTCGTGCCCGTGCGCTACCAATTGGCGAAGGGGGAGACGCTGTACGGCCTGGCCGTAAGGCGACTGGGTTGGTTGAACCCTGACCCCATCACTCGCCTGAATCCCGAGGTGGATCCCAGCCAACTGAAAACGGGCGCTACCCTGGTCATCGGTTATCTACCCATCAGTGGCCTCCCCTTCACCGGGAGGGTGTACGCAGATGCCTATCAGGCCCAGAACGCTCCCCTTCGCGCACTGTGGGAATCGCGTACTGCCGGCAAAGAGATGCCCTCCGAAAACGGCAAGGCAGCCTGGACGAAGAAGGGGGACCGGACGAAATTCATGGTGCTCCACCGCACCGCCCCCATCAACAGTGTCATTGAAATTGAGGACCCCCGCAGCCGCCGGACGCTGTACGCCCGCGTTATGGGTCGCATCCCCGAACAGATTTACAAGCCGGAGGTGATGTTGGTGGTGAGCCCTTTGCTCGTCAAGGCATTTGGCGTTCGGGACAAGTTGTTCTACGTCAAGACCCGTCACTTTTAG